A genome region from Thermoplasmata archaeon includes the following:
- a CDS encoding M67 family metallopeptidase — translation MAVANLAPGLIEEIARHGEETYPDECCGFLVGTARDEERHVMRIERATNEYEGERRRRFVIRPEELRRIEEGLEGTSLLVLGFYHSHPDHPARPSTFDQDHAWPWYVYLVQNVERGRAGEIGAFELEAEAREFRAIPLRPASPLHATV, via the coding sequence ATGGCGGTAGCGAACCTCGCTCCCGGGCTCATCGAAGAGATCGCCCGCCACGGGGAGGAAACCTACCCGGACGAGTGCTGCGGGTTCCTCGTCGGCACCGCCCGCGACGAGGAGCGGCACGTGATGCGCATCGAGCGCGCGACGAACGAATACGAGGGAGAGCGGCGGCGGCGCTTCGTGATCCGCCCGGAGGAGCTGCGGCGGATCGAGGAGGGGCTCGAAGGCACTTCGCTGCTCGTCCTCGGCTTCTACCACTCCCACCCGGACCACCCGGCACGGCCCTCCACGTTCGACCAGGACCACGCCTGGCCCTGGTACGTGTACCTCGTCCAGAACGTCGAACGAGGTCGTGCCGGCGAGATCGGCGCGTTCGAGCTCGAGGCGGAGGCCCGAGAGTTCCGTGCAATCCCGCTCCGACCGGCTTCACCCCTCCACGCCACCGTCTGA
- a CDS encoding cysteine synthase family protein, whose translation MFASDPSAVGANRTIERTQGSEHTALRDPLLRAIGNTPLLPLDRIVARHGGGFRLFGKAEFLNPTGSVKDRAALFIVEEAIEAGELRNGRTLVDASSGNTAVAYAMLGARLGFPVRLCVPRNAHPERLRRMRALGAEIVLTDPMEGSDGAQREALRISQVQPEKYYYPDQYNNPANPEAHYAGTGPEIWHQTSGKLTHFVAGVGTGGTISGVARYLKEQQPTIRVVGVEPTGPMHGIEGLKHLPSALRPSTYQERWVDATMRIETEVAIEVQGELAREEGISVGRSAGAAVAASLALGAANPDAFIVTILPDAADPTVQETDRWR comes from the coding sequence ATGTTCGCATCTGATCCATCTGCGGTAGGGGCGAACCGCACGATCGAGCGGACCCAGGGCTCGGAACACACGGCCCTCCGAGATCCTCTGCTCCGAGCGATCGGCAACACGCCCCTCCTCCCGCTCGATCGGATCGTTGCACGGCACGGTGGCGGGTTCCGCCTTTTCGGAAAGGCCGAATTCCTCAATCCGACAGGGTCGGTCAAGGACCGCGCGGCGCTATTCATTGTCGAAGAGGCCATCGAAGCGGGCGAGCTCCGGAACGGGAGAACGCTCGTGGACGCCTCCAGCGGCAACACCGCGGTCGCCTACGCGATGCTCGGGGCCCGCCTCGGCTTCCCAGTACGGCTCTGCGTCCCCCGCAACGCGCATCCCGAGCGCCTGCGTCGGATGCGAGCGCTGGGCGCGGAGATCGTCCTGACCGACCCGATGGAGGGAAGCGACGGCGCCCAGCGAGAGGCCCTGCGCATCTCGCAAGTCCAGCCGGAGAAGTACTACTATCCAGATCAGTACAACAACCCCGCCAATCCCGAGGCCCACTATGCGGGCACGGGCCCGGAGATCTGGCATCAGACGAGCGGAAAACTCACCCACTTCGTCGCGGGCGTGGGCACCGGGGGGACCATCTCTGGGGTGGCGCGGTACCTGAAGGAACAACAGCCGACGATCCGGGTCGTGGGCGTCGAGCCGACCGGCCCCATGCACGGGATCGAGGGGCTCAAGCACCTCCCGTCGGCCTTGCGCCCATCGACGTACCAGGAGCGGTGGGTGGATGCGACGATGCGGATCGAGACCGAGGTGGCGATCGAGGTCCAAGGCGAGCTCGCCCGGGAAGAGGGGATCTCGGTGGGTCGGTCGGCGGGCGCCGCCGTCGCAGCCTCCCTCGCGCTCGGTGCGGCGAATCCGGATGCGTTCATCGTGACGATCCTGCCGGACGCCGCGGATCCCACGGTGCAGGAGACCGACCGATGGCGGTAG
- a CDS encoding ArsR family transcriptional regulator: MSAADLAPHEGTRGRILDQLAQAPCTARNIANTLGIQESAARGHLERLRERGYVIPTFRREGVGRPRKRYALTPEGQELFPKRYDLLLDALMDEILARQGEEFANELFASAAARVAHGIAQGIPKDGSLEERTRHLIDSLNAFGFNCTMEKMTDGGFRIVRSNCVFRRNALSHTRLMCNVFDQRLTETLIGQVDVDLQDTIGRGGMRCSHLIHLR; this comes from the coding sequence ATGAGCGCAGCAGATCTGGCCCCTCACGAAGGAACTCGGGGGCGCATTCTCGATCAACTCGCTCAGGCCCCATGCACGGCCCGCAACATCGCGAACACCCTCGGCATCCAAGAGAGCGCAGCTCGAGGGCATCTCGAGCGCCTGCGCGAGCGGGGATACGTGATCCCGACGTTCCGTCGTGAAGGAGTCGGCCGCCCGCGCAAGCGCTACGCCCTCACCCCCGAGGGTCAGGAGCTCTTCCCGAAGAGGTACGATCTCCTCCTCGATGCGCTGATGGACGAGATCCTCGCTCGGCAGGGGGAGGAGTTCGCCAACGAGCTCTTCGCGAGCGCGGCGGCGCGCGTTGCACATGGGATCGCCCAGGGAATCCCGAAGGACGGTTCGCTCGAGGAACGCACCCGCCACCTCATCGATTCGCTCAACGCCTTCGGATTCAACTGCACCATGGAGAAGATGACGGACGGGGGGTTCCGGATCGTTCGCTCGAACTGCGTTTTCCGACGGAACGCACTGTCTCACACCCGCCTGATGTGCAACGTGTTCGACCAGCGCCTGACGGAGACCCTGATCGGTCAAGTGGACGTCGATCTGCAGGACACGATCGGCCGTGGGGGGATGCGATGTTCGCATCTGATCCATCTGCGGTAG
- the sufC gene encoding Fe-S cluster assembly ATPase SufC, with product MAEKPLHTLVIKGLRVEVAGKEILKGVDLSLRTGELVALMGPNGSGKSTLAYALMGHPKYKVTSGEALLDGVDLLKMPVDQRSRAGLFLGFQYPQEVSGLSVSKFLWTAYMQRHTAETADTVAFDKDLKTNLGHLEMEESMLKRSLNEGFSGGEKKRNEVLQMAMLHPLFSILDEPDSGLDIDAVRAVGETVAKLHGPQEGILLITHYQRILKYVNPDRVYVMVDGVIAMSGGRELVDELEAKGYDWVKVGATTQN from the coding sequence ATGGCGGAAAAGCCCCTTCATACGCTGGTCATCAAGGGCCTCCGGGTCGAGGTCGCGGGCAAGGAGATCCTCAAGGGGGTCGATCTTTCCCTGCGGACCGGCGAACTCGTCGCCCTCATGGGTCCGAACGGCTCCGGCAAGAGCACCCTCGCCTATGCGCTGATGGGCCACCCGAAGTACAAGGTCACCTCGGGCGAGGCACTCCTCGATGGTGTGGACCTTCTCAAGATGCCGGTCGATCAACGCTCCCGCGCCGGCCTCTTTCTCGGATTCCAATACCCCCAGGAGGTCTCGGGGCTCTCGGTGTCGAAGTTCCTGTGGACCGCCTACATGCAGCGCCACACCGCCGAGACGGCGGACACCGTGGCGTTCGACAAGGACCTCAAGACCAACCTCGGACACCTCGAAATGGAGGAATCGATGCTGAAGCGGTCCCTCAACGAGGGATTCTCCGGTGGCGAGAAGAAGCGCAACGAGGTCCTCCAGATGGCGATGCTCCACCCCTTGTTCTCGATCCTGGACGAGCCCGACTCCGGCCTCGACATCGACGCCGTGCGCGCCGTCGGAGAGACGGTCGCCAAGCTCCACGGTCCCCAGGAAGGAATCCTGCTCATCACGCACTACCAGCGGATCCTGAAGTACGTCAACCCGGACCGCGTCTATGTCATGGTCGATGGCGTCATCGCCATGTCGGGTGGACGGGAATTGGTCGACGAACTCGAAGCGAAAGGGTACGACTGGGTCAAGGTCGGCGCCACGACGCAGAACTAG